A genomic region of Leptotrichia hofstadii contains the following coding sequences:
- a CDS encoding type IV secretion system protein has protein sequence MAAANFQFDTALIEPIISMLDTGMTTLMVVILTLASSFAVLDLSFTAFFNWSENIGNTLVETIKKLVRYALTFGLIKMYKELLDMAYKLFSDIGNLFGEGLGSPLKVQGIWDKLWEELSKFLSIGLKFQDFWAILYFILFIIGFIFLVFIISTITIAIIQFHVVGKLAIIYLACLPLDALSDIGRKTLGAIVGSGTQLMVAVALSSMGVKILKSYPIPENIGAENNEPHTIIVWLAVFIAISFLIKNYQSIASLILYGQGGLNGSQLGNFTGNVVSAGGSAVGGVTSLLGSAAVGGLGAAVGSVVGGVSTGGAGAIAGMKTGAKIGSKIGKYPGNLTASAAENAGKAIKVMTMDFDPIASGRKVKNMASDGIKKFMGNKKDDKKDTEENKSQETENTKNQNSQNANKGNEKTKSGNADRIADTKEAEEKMRSDNSKTASNKDSQKQSNEGKKVTQKHSENTKTKETENSNSETFAESEMRREKNSKE, from the coding sequence TTGGCAGCGGCAAATTTTCAATTTGATACGGCACTGATTGAACCAATAATCAGTATGCTTGATACAGGAATGACAACTTTAATGGTTGTAATATTGACACTTGCCTCATCATTTGCTGTGCTGGACTTATCATTTACAGCCTTCTTTAACTGGTCGGAGAACATAGGCAATACACTTGTTGAAACTATAAAAAAACTTGTAAGATATGCACTTACTTTTGGGCTTATAAAAATGTACAAGGAACTGCTGGATATGGCATATAAACTATTTTCCGATATAGGAAACTTATTTGGAGAAGGGCTTGGAAGTCCGTTAAAAGTGCAGGGCATTTGGGATAAGTTATGGGAGGAATTAAGCAAGTTTTTAAGTATAGGCTTAAAGTTTCAAGATTTTTGGGCTATTCTGTACTTTATTCTCTTTATTATTGGATTCATATTTTTAGTGTTTATAATATCAACAATAACAATAGCTATAATACAGTTCCATGTAGTTGGAAAATTGGCAATAATATATCTTGCTTGTCTACCACTTGACGCTTTGAGCGATATAGGAAGAAAAACTTTGGGAGCAATTGTAGGCTCAGGCACTCAATTAATGGTTGCAGTTGCACTTTCATCTATGGGAGTAAAAATTTTAAAATCTTATCCTATTCCTGAAAATATTGGGGCAGAAAATAACGAGCCTCATACGATAATTGTGTGGCTTGCGGTATTCATAGCAATTTCATTTTTAATAAAGAACTATCAGAGCATAGCTTCTTTAATTTTATACGGACAAGGTGGATTAAATGGCTCACAGCTTGGTAATTTTACTGGAAATGTTGTTAGTGCAGGAGGCTCGGCTGTAGGAGGAGTTACATCTTTATTGGGAAGTGCAGCAGTTGGCGGACTAGGTGCAGCAGTTGGTTCAGTTGTTGGTGGGGTGTCTACTGGAGGAGCAGGAGCAATAGCAGGTATGAAGACAGGTGCGAAAATAGGCTCTAAAATAGGAAAATATCCTGGAAATCTGACTGCTTCGGCTGCTGAAAATGCAGGAAAAGCAATAAAAGTAATGACAATGGACTTTGATCCAATTGCTTCAGGCAGAAAAGTAAAAAATATGGCCAGTGATGGAATTAAAAAATTTATGGGCAATAAAAAAGATGATAAGAAAGATACCGAAGAAAATAAATCACAGGAAACAGAAAACACTAAAAATCAAAATTCTCAAAATGCAAATAAAGGAAATGAAAAAACTAAATCAGGAAATGCGGATAGAATAGCCGATACAAAAGAAGCTGAAGAAAAAATGAGAAGTGATAACAGCAAGACAGCCTCGAATAAGGATTCTCAAAAACAGTCAAATGAAGGGAAGAAAGTCACGCAAAAACATTCAGAAAATACAAAAACAAAAGAAACTGAGAATAGTAACAGTGAAACTTTTGCAGAATCTGAAATGAGGAGAGAAAAGAACAGCAAGGAATAA
- a CDS encoding VirB4 family type IV secretion/conjugal transfer ATPase codes for MGKTLDNYKNSFIYHIPWDFLLNDFILVNKNMGFQVTLKVRNHDLDFFTEEEVNLKILQYNNAIKKLPDNFIVHYEVQRKKSRGYIETEINDNFIPTVLIENERKDLFSKGEYFKCDYYITLTYLIAEDAENKINSLLASKKEDDSEEKMVEEAERELKIFRQKVASFIALLKYATTSIEVLQGDELMAYMYSTVNAEFPEKKKMPTSPLYPIDQYLSNSSFENGKDTKIQRLTKAKHLRTISVNLFPDEIESRVLKKLESLDFEFRMSARYIILSQNESKKMLKNFFIFHQGKQKNFGQYITEAITKKPSFNIDELELAKTEEAKMALNEFKEGGMSYGYYTFTIILADEDIKRFEDNALKIVTIFDEQDFTCSIDKYNIFPSYLGAIPGNVKANIRKYPINSMLLSCLFPTSSLYRGEEVNEFFRDKKNITGVPLMMTKTDLNDIFYFNLHIKDAAHTLIAGPTRSGKSVLLGMLVAELKKYPNAQVFFFDKGGSIRVLTACMGGKFYDLGKGGDNDLAFQPLANIHIETERAFASNWIISLLQQENVIVTPDMKSTIWETLTTLANDPPNRRTMTNFAFTVMNKEIQQALEPYTNTGSYGKYFDNNEDNFSDSNWQVFEMGRIIEDPKATAPILSYLFHRIEVEKLTKDYLTAIVVDEAWFAMENESFRLKFNDWLRTLAKLNAFIIFATQSLDEISKSEITPAIVDGCKTKILLPSPQAQNYWKELYSKFGLNAIEIERVARGQMQKQYFYKSELGAREFEMDLGKIELAYVGSASSTDQMKIQEICAETNDLKEINLKWLEYKLGRNSQEFRRCKEIIQGGN; via the coding sequence ATGGGAAAAACACTTGATAACTACAAAAATTCATTTATCTATCATATTCCTTGGGACTTCCTTCTCAATGACTTTATTCTTGTTAATAAAAATATGGGGTTTCAGGTAACTCTCAAAGTGAGAAATCACGACTTGGATTTTTTTACTGAGGAAGAAGTGAACTTGAAAATATTGCAGTATAACAATGCGATAAAAAAATTGCCTGACAATTTTATTGTTCATTATGAAGTTCAAAGAAAGAAGTCAAGAGGATATATTGAAACAGAAATTAATGATAACTTTATACCTACAGTTCTTATAGAAAATGAAAGAAAGGATTTATTTTCAAAAGGGGAATATTTTAAATGTGACTACTATATAACATTGACATATTTAATAGCAGAAGATGCTGAAAATAAGATAAACTCATTGCTGGCTAGTAAAAAGGAAGATGATTCAGAAGAAAAAATGGTGGAGGAAGCAGAAAGGGAATTAAAAATATTTAGACAAAAAGTAGCTTCATTTATTGCGTTATTAAAATATGCTACAACAAGCATTGAAGTCTTACAGGGAGATGAACTTATGGCATATATGTATTCCACAGTAAATGCTGAATTTCCTGAAAAGAAGAAAATGCCTACATCTCCTCTATATCCAATTGATCAATATTTGTCAAACTCAAGTTTTGAAAATGGAAAAGACACGAAAATACAAAGACTGACAAAGGCAAAGCATTTAAGGACAATCTCGGTTAATCTGTTTCCTGATGAGATAGAGTCAAGAGTTCTGAAAAAACTTGAAAGTCTGGACTTTGAATTTAGAATGTCGGCAAGATACATTATACTTTCGCAAAATGAATCAAAAAAGATGTTAAAAAACTTCTTTATTTTTCATCAGGGAAAACAGAAAAATTTTGGGCAATACATAACGGAAGCTATAACTAAAAAGCCTTCATTTAACATTGATGAGCTGGAATTGGCAAAAACAGAAGAAGCCAAAATGGCTTTAAATGAATTTAAGGAAGGCGGAATGAGTTATGGATATTACACATTTACCATAATACTTGCTGATGAAGATATAAAAAGGTTTGAAGATAATGCACTTAAAATAGTAACAATATTTGATGAGCAGGACTTTACTTGCTCAATTGACAAGTACAATATTTTCCCTTCATATTTAGGGGCTATTCCAGGAAATGTGAAGGCGAATATAAGAAAATATCCAATAAACTCAATGCTTTTAAGCTGTCTTTTCCCTACTTCATCGCTGTATCGTGGAGAGGAAGTGAATGAATTTTTTAGGGATAAGAAAAATATTACAGGTGTTCCGCTTATGATGACTAAAACAGATTTGAACGATATATTTTACTTTAACCTTCATATAAAGGATGCGGCACATACGCTTATAGCAGGTCCAACAAGGTCAGGAAAATCAGTATTATTGGGAATGCTGGTAGCTGAACTTAAAAAATATCCTAATGCACAGGTATTCTTTTTTGATAAAGGTGGCTCAATACGTGTTTTAACTGCTTGTATGGGTGGAAAATTTTATGACTTGGGAAAAGGTGGAGATAATGATTTGGCATTTCAGCCACTTGCAAATATTCATATCGAAACAGAAAGAGCATTTGCAAGCAACTGGATAATTTCCCTTCTTCAGCAGGAAAATGTAATTGTAACACCTGATATGAAAAGTACAATCTGGGAAACGCTTACGACTCTTGCAAATGATCCGCCTAACAGGAGAACAATGACAAATTTTGCATTTACAGTTATGAACAAGGAAATTCAGCAGGCACTTGAGCCATACACAAATACAGGTTCATATGGAAAATATTTCGATAATAATGAGGATAATTTTTCAGACTCAAACTGGCAGGTATTTGAAATGGGAAGAATAATAGAAGATCCAAAAGCAACAGCTCCGATATTAAGCTATCTGTTTCATAGAATAGAAGTGGAAAAATTAACAAAGGACTATCTAACTGCAATCGTAGTTGATGAGGCTTGGTTTGCAATGGAAAACGAAAGTTTCAGGCTTAAATTCAATGACTGGCTTAGAACTCTTGCAAAACTGAATGCCTTTATAATCTTTGCAACACAGTCTCTTGATGAAATTTCAAAATCTGAAATAACACCTGCAATAGTTGACGGATGTAAAACAAAGATACTTCTTCCTTCTCCACAGGCACAGAATTACTGGAAGGAACTTTATTCAAAGTTCGGATTAAATGCAATAGAAATTGAAAGAGTTGCACGTGGACAAATGCAGAAACAATACTTTTACAAAAGTGAGCTTGGAGCAAGGGAGTTTGAAATGGACTTAGGTAAAATTGAACTGGCTTATGTAGGCTCGGCAAGTTCAACAGATCAGATGAAAATACAGGAAATATGTGCAGAAACAAATGATTTAAAGGAAATTAACTTAAAATGGCTAGAATACAAATTGGGTAGAAATAGTCAGGAATTTAGAAGATGTAAGGAAATTATACAGGGAGGTAACTAA